A window of Paenibacillus sp. 19GGS1-52 contains these coding sequences:
- a CDS encoding type II toxin-antitoxin system PemK/MazF family toxin has protein sequence MEPNYLKLKEIIDNDINKKVPSVSNESIIQNMYPVSKKLFSFFEQQNSYDTAATMLELKQWQQFKGDDSKPWRYEIRDIVLVNLGGTNYGYEASFSHPCIIYKEMFNEAMVIPCSTGRYKVKSDYIIKGESTDGFIYKTGIQLDKIRVISKKRIQGKRLGKVGNIKFNEITNTIIDLYFNPVKKRIEKLEENISDITLNNLELASRIFELEDELQSLKKELTEDKLRDTI, from the coding sequence TTGGAGCCTAATTATTTAAAATTAAAAGAAATAATTGATAATGACATCAATAAAAAAGTACCGTCAGTATCAAATGAATCGATCATCCAAAATATGTATCCTGTTTCTAAGAAACTATTTTCATTTTTTGAGCAGCAAAATTCTTACGATACTGCCGCTACAATGTTAGAATTAAAACAGTGGCAGCAATTTAAAGGTGACGATAGTAAGCCTTGGAGATATGAAATTAGAGATATCGTTTTAGTAAATCTTGGTGGAACAAATTATGGGTACGAAGCATCTTTTTCTCATCCCTGTATTATCTACAAGGAAATGTTTAATGAGGCCATGGTAATTCCGTGCTCTACTGGTCGCTATAAAGTTAAAAGTGATTACATCATAAAAGGTGAAAGCACAGATGGATTTATTTATAAAACAGGAATCCAATTAGATAAGATCAGAGTTATATCGAAGAAAAGAATTCAAGGAAAAAGATTAGGTAAAGTTGGAAATATCAAATTTAATGAAATAACAAATACAATTATTGACCTTTATTTTAATCCAGTAAAAAAAAGAATTGAAAAATTAGAGGAAAATATATCGGACATTACTCTCAATAATTTAGAGTTAGCTAGTAGAATATTCGAGCTAGAAGACGAATTACAAAGTCTCAAGAAAGAATTGACAGAAGATAAATTACGTGATACTATTTAG
- a CDS encoding HNH endonuclease, producing MALKKQCSKSGCNELCDMGQKYCEKHVDAKTVRREGNRYYDMNIRDREAVEFYRSKEWLKVRKVALVRDNYLCVKCLEDMKFSRYDVVDHMLPREWFPELALRVDNLQCLCHMHHNGKTAEDEKKYGKRNNNNMKKY from the coding sequence ATGGCACTAAAGAAGCAATGCAGTAAGTCAGGATGCAATGAGTTATGTGATATGGGTCAGAAGTATTGTGAGAAGCATGTAGATGCTAAGACAGTTAGGCGTGAAGGTAATCGTTACTATGATATGAACATTAGGGATAGAGAAGCTGTGGAGTTCTATCGTAGTAAAGAATGGCTGAAGGTTAGAAAGGTAGCATTAGTACGTGACAATTATTTGTGTGTCAAGTGTCTAGAGGATATGAAGTTCAGCAGATATGATGTAGTGGATCATATGTTGCCACGTGAATGGTTCCCTGAATTGGCCCTAAGAGTAGATAACCTACAATGTTTGTGCCACATGCACCACAATGGAAAGACTGCTGAAGATGAGAAGAAGTATGGTAAGAGGAACAATAATAATATGAAAAAATATTAA
- a CDS encoding phage terminase small subunit P27 family, whose amino-acid sequence MTRPKESIEVLLAKGVSNINKEDIARRREEEAALKPNNNKTDVPDWLTDKIARKEYRRIAKELTELNLLSNLDVTTLAQYCAAYVNYLNVSKEMEGQPFVVPMVNKTGATNMVKNPLISIQQQYAIEMQKYSIQMGLTIQSRLKMTPPKPEEKPKGKFDEFV is encoded by the coding sequence ATGACAAGACCAAAAGAATCAATTGAGGTTCTATTAGCAAAGGGTGTATCGAATATTAACAAAGAAGATATTGCACGTAGACGTGAAGAAGAAGCAGCACTTAAACCAAACAATAACAAGACTGATGTTCCTGATTGGTTAACAGATAAGATTGCACGTAAAGAGTATAGACGTATTGCCAAGGAGTTAACAGAACTCAATTTATTATCTAATCTTGATGTGACTACACTAGCCCAATATTGTGCTGCATATGTAAACTATCTAAATGTTTCTAAAGAAATGGAAGGTCAACCTTTTGTTGTTCCGATGGTTAATAAAACTGGTGCGACTAATATGGTTAAGAATCCTCTGATATCAATCCAACAACAATATGCTATTGAGATGCAAAAGTATTCTATTCAGATGGGATTGACTATTCAATCACGTTTAAAGATGACTCCACCTAAACCAGAAGAGAAGCCAAAGGGAAAGTTCGATGAATTTGTATGA
- a CDS encoding terminase TerL endonuclease subunit produces the protein MIIHDYTTQYALDVLDGTIIAGNLVKLACQRHLNDLQKEGTEGFSFVFSREKADRAFRFFENLKFTDGDMRGKPVKLVDFQYFIIGNLFGWVDAKTGYRRFSKSYVQLSRKQAKSLLNSGIAIYTAGFCGYQNAQVYTVATKKAQARIVWEQAKKFIEQDKELAALHKTYDRESLIKHKINGGKIVALGRDTNSIDGFEPYTGIVDELHSHKNNQMIKLLQDGTINLQESLISIITTAGFDLSPTNPCVIEYEYCINILNGLGDNDRYFNYIAQMDKEDDIWDSKNWAKCAPLSRHIPHSIKSMEMLAIEAKDKGGEELTNFMTKTLNIWTHSEVNAYINLDKWKACASDMTLDNFIGYEAVIGLDLSSGGDLTSLAIEIPIVIDGVQKFFIHSHSFIPKERLQEHIKSDLAPYGTWLKDGLLTTTPGYKSDYKFILKYLRELKETYNIKFKMICYDPHNADAFLSDLEDFGVPVVEILASARNLNQPTVDFKLEVDSGNIIYNKDSKLLSWSVANAKLDHNSMGECKIDKNLRVKRIDPVDAVIDAHKMAMLQKKEFVMTDEYIDDLYKDYM, from the coding sequence ATGATAATACATGATTATACAACTCAATATGCATTAGATGTGTTGGATGGAACGATTATTGCAGGGAATTTAGTTAAATTAGCATGCCAAAGACATCTAAATGATCTACAAAAAGAGGGAACCGAAGGGTTCTCTTTTGTGTTTTCTAGGGAGAAAGCAGATAGAGCATTCCGTTTCTTTGAAAATTTAAAGTTTACAGATGGTGATATGAGAGGTAAACCAGTTAAATTGGTTGACTTTCAATACTTCATCATCGGGAATTTGTTTGGTTGGGTGGATGCTAAGACAGGTTATAGAAGATTCTCTAAGTCATATGTTCAACTTTCACGCAAGCAAGCCAAGAGTTTACTTAATTCTGGTATCGCAATTTATACTGCTGGCTTTTGTGGATACCAAAATGCGCAAGTATATACTGTTGCCACGAAGAAAGCACAAGCACGAATTGTATGGGAACAAGCTAAAAAGTTTATTGAACAAGATAAAGAATTAGCAGCGCTACATAAGACTTATGATCGTGAAAGTTTAATCAAACATAAAATCAACGGTGGTAAGATCGTTGCTTTAGGTAGAGATACAAATAGTATTGATGGATTTGAACCGTACACGGGAATCGTCGATGAACTGCACAGCCATAAGAATAATCAAATGATTAAACTGTTGCAGGATGGAACGATTAACTTGCAGGAGAGTTTGATTTCCATTATTACTACGGCTGGATTTGACTTATCACCAACGAATCCATGTGTAATTGAGTACGAATATTGTATCAACATACTCAATGGTTTAGGTGATAACGATAGATATTTTAATTATATTGCTCAGATGGATAAAGAAGATGATATTTGGGACAGTAAAAACTGGGCCAAATGCGCTCCTTTGTCTAGACATATTCCTCACTCTATTAAATCAATGGAAATGTTAGCGATTGAAGCCAAGGATAAAGGTGGAGAAGAACTAACAAACTTCATGACAAAGACGCTGAACATATGGACTCATTCAGAAGTGAATGCGTATATCAATCTTGATAAATGGAAAGCATGTGCCTCTGACATGACACTAGATAACTTCATAGGTTATGAGGCGGTTATAGGCTTGGATTTATCGAGTGGCGGAGATTTAACGAGTCTAGCTATTGAGATTCCTATTGTTATTGATGGAGTACAAAAGTTTTTCATTCACTCTCATTCATTTATTCCAAAGGAGAGATTGCAAGAACATATTAAATCTGACTTGGCTCCCTATGGTACGTGGTTAAAGGATGGATTATTAACAACAACTCCTGGATATAAGTCTGATTACAAATTCATACTTAAGTATCTTAGAGAACTAAAAGAAACTTATAACATAAAATTTAAAATGATATGTTATGACCCTCATAATGCCGATGCGTTCTTGAGTGATCTTGAAGATTTTGGTGTTCCAGTAGTTGAGATATTAGCGTCTGCTAGAAATCTCAATCAACCAACTGTTGATTTTAAATTAGAGGTAGATTCAGGAAATATCATTTACAACAAGGATAGCAAACTTCTATCTTGGTCTGTTGCAAATGCGAAGCTGGATCATAACTCAATGGGTGAATGCAAAATTGATAAGAATCTTAGAGTTAAAAGAATTGACCCTGTTGATGCTGTCATTGATGCACACAAAATGGCTATGCTTCAAAAGAAAGAGTTTGTAATGACAGATGAATACATAGACGATCTCTACAAAGATTACATGTAA
- a CDS encoding phage portal protein codes for MGLFTSKKKTALNSLRAQGLTLADAQSFLAALNLDSDISENKLYSATYYACMDIRCKALAKLPIKIIKTGESGTEKQDSHYLYSLLKRRPNPYISTTDFLFACEFQKLEHGNAFIYAPTMRGKVTGLYILDSTRMQIVIDNTGLFSTDGTVKENMIWYSYTDINGKQYMFNYKEIVHLKNFSKDGIVGTPIKKYLAETIQNEQYASKFTNNYWKNGVQGRAVLQYTGDIGATEREKMRGIFESMVSGVKNSGRIIPVAMGYELKEFNPKLVDSQFFELSGMTIKHIANAFGVKLYQLNSLEQSTYSNIESQNRAFLSDTLEIVLVSYEQEFEYKLLTTKELSGGYSIRFNLDGMLRSDLATRMTTYQAAIQNGVYTPADARRLEDMPFIEGSDVLVFNGALIPVANAGKQVAVPAAK; via the coding sequence ATGGGACTATTTACAAGTAAGAAAAAGACAGCATTAAATTCACTTAGAGCGCAAGGCTTAACGTTGGCTGATGCTCAATCATTTCTAGCGGCCTTAAATCTGGATAGTGATATATCAGAGAATAAATTATACTCAGCAACCTACTACGCTTGTATGGATATCAGGTGTAAAGCTTTGGCTAAACTTCCTATTAAGATTATTAAGACTGGTGAATCAGGAACAGAAAAGCAAGATAGCCATTATCTATATTCATTGTTGAAGAGAAGACCTAATCCATATATTTCAACGACTGACTTTCTATTCGCATGTGAGTTTCAAAAGTTGGAACATGGTAATGCGTTTATATATGCTCCAACAATGAGGGGCAAGGTCACAGGATTATATATTCTGGACAGTACTAGAATGCAGATTGTAATTGATAACACAGGTTTATTCTCTACTGACGGAACTGTTAAAGAGAATATGATCTGGTATTCCTACACTGACATCAATGGTAAACAGTATATGTTTAATTATAAAGAGATTGTTCACCTTAAGAATTTCTCGAAGGATGGAATAGTTGGTACACCAATTAAAAAATATTTGGCTGAAACAATTCAGAATGAACAATACGCAAGTAAGTTCACCAACAATTATTGGAAGAATGGTGTTCAAGGTCGCGCAGTATTACAGTACACAGGTGATATTGGAGCAACAGAACGTGAAAAGATGCGGGGAATATTTGAGAGTATGGTTAGTGGTGTTAAAAACTCAGGTCGAATCATACCTGTTGCAATGGGTTATGAGTTGAAAGAGTTTAATCCTAAACTAGTTGATTCTCAATTCTTTGAACTCTCAGGAATGACAATCAAGCATATAGCGAACGCTTTTGGTGTGAAGCTATATCAATTGAACAGTCTTGAACAGTCTACATACTCAAATATAGAATCGCAGAATAGAGCGTTCCTATCAGATACTTTGGAGATTGTACTAGTTTCGTATGAACAAGAGTTTGAATATAAACTTCTGACAACTAAAGAGTTGAGTGGCGGTTATAGTATTCGCTTTAATCTTGATGGTATGTTGCGTTCTGACTTAGCAACTAGAATGACTACTTATCAAGCTGCTATTCAGAATGGTGTTTATACTCCAGCAGATGCACGAAGACTGGAAGACATGCCGTTCATTGAAGGTAGTGACGTACTAGTATTCAATGGTGCTTTGATCCCTGTTGCAAACGCAGGAAAACAAGTTGCTGTTCCAGCGGCTAAGTAA
- a CDS encoding head maturation protease, ClpP-related, producing MQIKNVTNDSADIYFYGDIVNSAWDKWTEADTAPEDVLAILEQAKDKPSLNIYVNSGGGSVFGGIAIYNILKRFQGFKTVYVDALAGSIASVIAMVGDRIIIPSNSYLMIHKPWNMAVGNSIDFRKMADDLDRIEAGIMNVYAEKLKEGVDIATIQQMVDAETWLNGNEAAKYFNIEVSEANDIAACISDNFKNYINVPETLVVAEVEPEEVHSLEVVQVDEDEIIRMQMQLQLL from the coding sequence ATGCAAATTAAAAACGTTACTAATGATAGCGCCGATATCTACTTTTATGGGGATATCGTAAATAGCGCTTGGGATAAATGGACTGAAGCGGATACAGCACCAGAAGACGTATTAGCTATTCTAGAGCAAGCTAAAGATAAGCCTAGTCTAAACATATATGTAAACAGTGGTGGTGGTTCTGTCTTTGGTGGTATAGCAATTTATAATATTCTCAAACGTTTTCAGGGATTTAAAACTGTATATGTTGATGCTTTGGCCGGGTCTATCGCATCCGTGATTGCAATGGTTGGAGACAGAATCATTATCCCATCGAATTCATATTTGATGATTCATAAACCTTGGAATATGGCTGTTGGCAATAGTATTGATTTCCGGAAAATGGCTGATGATTTGGATAGAATTGAAGCTGGAATTATGAATGTCTATGCTGAGAAACTTAAAGAAGGCGTTGATATTGCGACAATCCAACAAATGGTAGACGCTGAAACATGGTTGAACGGGAATGAAGCTGCTAAGTATTTCAATATTGAAGTTTCAGAAGCAAATGATATCGCTGCATGTATCAGTGATAACTTCAAAAATTACATAAACGTACCAGAAACATTGGTTGTTGCAGAGGTTGAACCAGAAGAAGTACATAGTTTAGAAGTAGTACAGGTTGATGAGGATGAAATCATAAGAATGCAGATGCAATTACAGTTACTATAA
- a CDS encoding phage major capsid protein has translation MKHIDELKNSLEAAKTEAQTLLNAKNTVAAQAKMDEINDLKASIKIQEQLDIEALEDAQNKIETEKVDNKMDEKNTKQTANSVRALIKKGMGKRLTEAENALLIPASGNGTSGEGYLLPQDINTIIVEKIRQYKSFRDVLGYIPTTALSGSFPVESFETLSELVDFTDGVDGTEASDVTFTTVSFKLKEKGALITLSNTLLAMTDNALIQYIAGVFAKKAVVTENKMAIAALKLGKTSKAIADWKALKKSINVDLDEGVKYGACVCTNQDGFDMLDSALDEYGRPVLQPNPALPTSRLFMGYPVHVFSGSLLPTLGTTTKKAPIFYGNVMEGAKFVDAGAYEFATSSEAGFKSNTTIARIITHLDAVQTDASDKMYIFGEITLA, from the coding sequence ATGAAACATATTGACGAATTGAAAAACTCTTTGGAAGCTGCAAAGACTGAAGCCCAGACTCTATTGAATGCTAAAAATACTGTAGCTGCTCAAGCAAAGATGGATGAAATTAATGACCTAAAAGCAAGCATTAAAATTCAGGAACAACTCGATATCGAAGCACTAGAAGACGCACAAAACAAAATTGAAACTGAAAAGGTGGACAATAAGATGGATGAAAAGAACACTAAACAAACAGCAAATTCTGTACGAGCATTGATTAAAAAGGGTATGGGCAAACGTTTGACTGAAGCCGAAAATGCTTTGCTGATTCCTGCTTCTGGTAATGGTACTAGCGGTGAAGGCTACCTATTGCCACAAGATATTAATACAATTATCGTTGAAAAGATTCGTCAATATAAATCTTTCCGTGATGTGTTGGGTTATATTCCAACTACTGCCCTGAGTGGTTCTTTCCCTGTAGAATCTTTTGAAACTCTTTCTGAATTAGTAGATTTTACAGATGGTGTTGATGGCACCGAGGCATCTGACGTAACATTTACAACTGTCTCATTCAAACTGAAAGAAAAAGGCGCTCTTATTACGTTGTCAAATACTTTGCTTGCTATGACTGATAATGCTTTGATTCAGTACATTGCTGGTGTATTCGCTAAGAAAGCAGTTGTTACTGAAAATAAAATGGCTATTGCTGCACTGAAACTAGGAAAGACTTCTAAAGCAATCGCTGACTGGAAAGCTCTGAAGAAATCTATTAACGTTGATCTCGACGAAGGTGTGAAGTATGGCGCTTGTGTCTGCACAAATCAGGATGGATTCGACATGTTGGATTCTGCCCTTGATGAATATGGTCGCCCTGTACTGCAACCGAACCCTGCCCTACCTACTAGTCGTCTATTTATGGGATATCCAGTACATGTATTCTCTGGCTCTTTGCTTCCTACCCTTGGAACTACTACAAAGAAAGCACCAATTTTCTACGGTAATGTAATGGAGGGCGCTAAGTTTGTTGATGCTGGAGCCTATGAATTTGCAACATCTTCTGAAGCTGGCTTCAAATCCAACACCACTATTGCACGTATAATTACTCATCTTGACGCAGTTCAAACAGACGCTTCAGACAAAATGTATATTTTCGGTGAAATCACACTTGCATAA
- a CDS encoding head-tail connector protein, which produces MAKLLIDDLKEYLRLDADDTEEDSFLGVLIAAAKMYIKTATGKEFNEESPRHRLAVYLYCTHMYENRNPVVTTSTKTLELSLSSLLMQIEWGED; this is translated from the coding sequence GTGGCTAAATTGCTAATTGATGATTTAAAAGAATATTTAAGATTGGATGCTGATGACACTGAGGAAGATTCTTTCCTTGGTGTCTTAATTGCTGCTGCTAAGATGTATATCAAAACAGCAACGGGCAAGGAATTTAATGAAGAAAGTCCTAGACACAGGCTTGCTGTTTACCTTTACTGTACTCATATGTATGAAAATAGGAATCCAGTGGTTACAACTTCAACTAAAACATTAGAACTTAGCCTAAGTAGTTTGCTTATGCAAATTGAATGGGGTGAGGATTAA
- a CDS encoding phage head closure protein → MDVGKLDTKLTVWHNVKVQNEIHETSNQPEVFKEKLWASVIPQTGSLGKTVADTILVNVTHKVIIRYRSGKNITNDMWFMFGSHRLEIRFILNPYFADETLEIFCEEVIG, encoded by the coding sequence ATGGATGTTGGAAAACTGGATACTAAATTAACCGTATGGCATAACGTCAAGGTTCAGAATGAAATACATGAAACTAGTAATCAACCTGAAGTGTTTAAAGAAAAACTATGGGCTAGTGTCATTCCTCAAACGGGAAGTCTAGGTAAAACTGTTGCTGATACGATTCTAGTTAATGTTACTCACAAGGTAATCATTCGCTATCGTTCAGGCAAGAACATTACTAATGACATGTGGTTTATGTTTGGATCTCATAGGCTTGAAATTAGATTTATTTTAAATCCATACTTTGCAGATGAGACTTTGGAAATATTCTGTGAAGAGGTGATAGGATAA
- a CDS encoding HK97 gp10 family phage protein, producing the protein MAQQGIDFSEMDEFTKRLMDIAVKKMPKESKKFLRTEGNKLKKIIKKNAKSSGVKKQSGNYIKSIKRGKIYKYEGKLSIRAYSTDPKAHLIELGHKIVTKKPGKQDVGFVPGHHVFKKSEAEFKSEYLADCKEFFDGLLEDGLS; encoded by the coding sequence ATGGCACAACAAGGAATTGATTTTAGTGAGATGGATGAATTCACGAAACGATTAATGGATATTGCCGTGAAAAAGATGCCCAAAGAATCCAAGAAGTTTTTGAGAACTGAGGGCAACAAGCTGAAGAAGATTATTAAGAAAAATGCTAAATCAAGCGGTGTCAAGAAACAGAGTGGTAACTATATCAAGAGTATTAAGAGAGGGAAGATATACAAATACGAAGGGAAACTTAGTATTCGTGCATATTCCACCGATCCCAAAGCCCATCTAATTGAACTAGGCCACAAAATAGTAACAAAGAAGCCGGGAAAACAAGACGTTGGATTTGTGCCGGGACACCATGTATTTAAGAAGTCAGAAGCGGAATTTAAATCTGAGTATTTAGCAGATTGTAAAGAGTTTTTTGATGGATTGCTAGAAGATGGTTTGAGTTGA
- a CDS encoding DUF6838 family protein gives MITLINVAEAINQKLIDILPDIPIQSSDIREGFGRPCLYVDFDSVVPAKYGPKGLDRTISVIIYFFPTSQTNYKLELLTVQDMLETAFVDNFKIVDGFVVYPSNLSSDKVDGILQVSFDIQLIEIADEENGNTSDFMMDELDVNV, from the coding sequence ATGATTACCTTAATTAATGTTGCTGAAGCTATTAATCAAAAGTTGATTGATATATTGCCTGATATACCTATTCAGAGTTCAGATATTCGCGAAGGATTTGGAAGACCATGTCTTTATGTTGATTTCGACAGCGTTGTCCCTGCTAAGTATGGGCCGAAGGGATTAGACCGCACAATAAGCGTGATAATCTACTTTTTTCCTACCAGTCAAACAAACTATAAATTGGAACTATTGACTGTTCAAGATATGTTGGAAACAGCATTTGTTGACAATTTCAAAATAGTAGACGGATTCGTAGTTTATCCCTCTAATCTATCTTCGGATAAAGTGGATGGTATTCTACAGGTATCTTTCGATATTCAATTAATCGAAATTGCAGATGAAGAAAATGGTAATACAAGTGACTTCATGATGGATGAATTAGATGTAAATGTTTAA
- a CDS encoding phage tail sheath C-terminal domain-containing protein, whose product MAIGVPNIEINFKALGVSAVTRSAKGIVALIVKDTTNVTFNLKEYKFATDIEPALFTAANVAYIRQVFLGTPNKVYVVRVGTSGTTGVADAVLALGSRKYNWIGFAEASTTETTDLVTYVKAQEALKKTIKAVVFNATISDSMHIVNFCNTSVTYKTGATVTGEKYIARLLGVLAGLSLLQSSTYLVLDDLAGVVQPADLTVAVNAGKLVLFNDDVSVRICRGVNSLITYTSGVTESMSKILVVESMDLIRDDIYTTFKNTYTGKFKNIYDNQVLLISSINSYFSTLADEGVLDNEFTNVSFVDIEAQRSAHLAIGKTMAADWDDVTVRKNTFRSNVYLAGNIKIADAMEDFVFNITME is encoded by the coding sequence ATGGCTATTGGAGTACCCAATATTGAGATTAATTTTAAGGCATTAGGGGTTTCTGCTGTGACTAGAAGTGCAAAAGGAATCGTAGCTTTAATTGTTAAGGACACAACGAATGTCACGTTTAACCTGAAAGAGTATAAATTTGCTACTGATATTGAACCAGCGTTGTTTACGGCAGCTAATGTTGCTTATATTCGTCAGGTATTTTTAGGAACGCCTAATAAAGTATATGTCGTTCGCGTTGGTACATCCGGTACTACAGGTGTAGCCGATGCAGTTTTAGCATTGGGAAGCAGAAAATATAATTGGATCGGGTTTGCTGAAGCCAGTACGACTGAAACGACTGACCTAGTTACCTATGTTAAGGCACAAGAAGCATTGAAGAAGACAATTAAAGCGGTAGTTTTCAACGCTACAATTAGCGATTCTATGCATATTGTGAATTTCTGCAATACTAGTGTGACATATAAAACTGGTGCAACTGTAACTGGTGAAAAATATATTGCACGTTTGCTAGGTGTCCTAGCTGGTCTGTCGCTTCTTCAGTCGAGCACATACCTAGTTTTAGATGATCTTGCAGGAGTTGTTCAACCAGCAGACCTTACTGTTGCAGTAAATGCAGGCAAGCTTGTGCTCTTTAACGATGACGTGTCAGTCAGAATTTGCCGAGGAGTCAATAGCTTAATTACTTACACATCTGGCGTAACCGAATCAATGAGCAAAATTCTTGTCGTTGAATCTATGGACTTGATCAGGGACGATATTTATACCACGTTTAAGAATACATACACGGGAAAATTTAAGAACATCTATGACAATCAGGTCTTGTTGATTAGTTCGATCAACAGTTATTTTAGTACTCTTGCTGATGAGGGTGTACTAGATAATGAATTCACCAATGTTTCGTTCGTTGATATTGAAGCCCAGCGCTCCGCACACTTGGCAATAGGTAAAACTATGGCGGCTGATTGGGACGATGTAACGGTACGTAAAAATACTTTCCGTAGCAATGTTTATCTTGCTGGTAACATCAAGATTGCTGATGCAATGGAAGACTTTGTATTCAATATCACAATGGAGTAA
- a CDS encoding phage tail tube protein, giving the protein MANKGNEVATGTNTVVWVNGEDVKSNKFEYKVAYETADVKFGGDLQTYKRVVGVSCEGSFTINRTQSRMALLIGDVAKTGLLPDITITSKIINDSTGKAERATFRNVVIAEYGATSENQAVMEDTIPFTSSPPEFIEYM; this is encoded by the coding sequence ATGGCTAACAAAGGTAATGAAGTCGCAACAGGTACAAATACCGTAGTATGGGTAAACGGTGAAGATGTTAAATCTAATAAGTTTGAATATAAAGTTGCATATGAAACTGCTGATGTTAAATTTGGTGGAGATTTGCAAACTTATAAACGTGTTGTAGGCGTTAGTTGTGAGGGATCATTCACAATCAATCGCACACAAAGTAGAATGGCGCTATTGATTGGTGATGTTGCAAAAACTGGTTTGCTTCCAGATATTACAATCACATCCAAAATTATTAACGACAGTACAGGCAAGGCAGAACGTGCAACATTCAGAAACGTTGTAATTGCAGAATATGGCGCAACATCTGAGAATCAAGCTGTAATGGAAGATACTATTCCATTTACATCATCCCCACCAGAATTTATTGAATACATGTAA